One segment of Cyprinus carpio isolate SPL01 chromosome A17, ASM1834038v1, whole genome shotgun sequence DNA contains the following:
- the LOC109108221 gene encoding tau-tubulin kinase 2-like isoform X2, with product MSTGLEQTDILSPGILVKDRWKVVKKIGGGGFGEIYEALDLMNRTCVALKAESAQQPKQVLKMEVAELKKLQGKDHVCRFVGCGRNDRFNYVVMELQGRNLADLRRSMNRGTFTVSTTLRLGLQILEAIESIHSVGFLHRDIKPSNFAMGRFPNTCRTCYMLDFGLARQFTNSCQEVRPPRPVAGFRGTVRYASVNAHKNKEMGRHDDLWSLFYMLVEFLVGQLPWRKIKDKEQVGKIKETYDHRLMLKHLPPEFNVFLDHTSNLDYFTKPDYQLLRNVFENSMRTYNVVENDPYDWERMNSDSPLTNIATANTPQHHTRLTPAQMGVVNASQVPGDLLKENTDEVLQDEHLSDGDNARPEHLPGSPSLPFRNQETDVCEDLDRNRNRICPAVWKMGTEDEHSNQGNQSPNAGPSIGSPVRIRSDVVPSDRDPPLLRKLRNIHSFELEKRLTLEPKPNTEHFVEACSAKQPPGTAQEREADGVPGMAMLNGSHTERVWHYDEEFRSGGGSPKPASPGSPEQGDDAANSGFVALNLSSGLQDVELRDWVMVEKGSDLRDFKEVAGRSPGPEAKLTSSPSDECEEEPEVLQPMDESPDKESTPSPVQGDTHIPHTVQGPQRMDRLELSVFPTAGGRPVTPTSPGEALAEGALTQLPTSPASQNEELVARTCSPLHLRSPSPHTFLITLSDPLHQRAPPGMQRSQSADHQHHPSSSTSSCHAWLPLPSQPRADHSPGRRKLPAIPATAANTKFPSVIRITRAQLQQLTAQRPSVLSSQSASDSVPLERHDTENGNIEMHPQDSTADINSPQEHVAFQPTSPSNVEGDPLLNGNGPQKPSSPVPSLLPSPCTPPTPRSPVLMNGCLTPPLDTQRDGNKQPPKLKDPKSDPPILEHSIEPNQYTLEEGKEDAPSRNAPSSPASTPKQDPNRRHSRIPVLEPSSLLDPPPGSAKEKLLQRKVHHIPLSPSASPSLSSDRRVIVAAMQRDQISSASSERSQDEESLLGSRSDRHGDDAASLSSSSSPLLRKSKIPRPVTPTSNAETITAHYVPRPPPGKPPSRSTGDGRLRRYRILAGCNSDSDLLTCLAQLMHASSPRHSPHPSCSSPKHMGVKHVFVGPTAAQHLHQRSSSASPRSSSSLQRSISSSPSCHEHRGGCLGRSHSPPSFSGSPPLRRSHPHTQEGWCGRQARSVTVHTQRGKAGIREVRCSSKLGR from the exons ATGAGCACAGGGCTGGAGCAGACAGACATCCTGTCCCCGGGCATTCTGGTGAAGGACCGATGGAAAGTA GTGAAGAAGATTGGCGGTGGCGGCTTCGGCGAGATCTACGAGGCTCTGGACCTGATGAACCGCACCTGTGTGGCTCTGAAAGCAGAGTCAGCTCAACAACCCAAACAGGTCCTGAAGATGGAGGTGGCTGAATTGAAGAAACTGCAAG GAAAGGATCACGTCTGTCGGTTTGTTGGATGTGGCCGCAATGATCGCTTTAACTATGTTGTCATGGAGCTTCAG GGCCGTAATTTAGCGGATCTGAGGAGGAGCATGAACCGTGGCACTTTCACAGTCAGCACTACACTCAGACTGGGTCTACAGATACTGGAGGCCATTGAGAGCATCCACTCAGTGGGCTTTTTACACCGTGACATCAAACCG TCCAACTTTGCCATGGGCCGATTTCCTAACACATGTCGAACTTGCTACATGTTAGATTTTGGTTTGGCACGCCAATTCACAAACTCCTGCCAAGAAGTCAGACCG CCCCGTCCTGTTGCAGGGTTTAGGGGTACAGTGCGATACGCCTCAGTCAACGCCCACAAGAACAAG GAGATGGGAAGACATGATGACTTGTGGTCTTTGTTCTACATGCTGGTGGAGTTCTTGGTTGGGCAACTCCCCTGGAGGAAAATAAAAGACAAG GAACAAGTGGGGAAAATAAAAGAGACGTATGATCATCGGCTTATGTTGAAACACCTGCCCCCAGAATTCAATGTCTTTCTGGACCACACCAGCAATTTGGACTACTTTACCAAACCTGACTATCAG CTACTGAGGAACGTTTTTGAGAATAGCATGAGAACATACAACGTAGTGGAAAATGACCCGTATGATTGGGAAAGGATGAACTCAGATAGCCCACTGACAAACATCGCCACGGCAAACACGCCACAGCACCACACACGCCTCACACCAGCTCAGATGGG CGTTGTGAACGCCTCACAGGTGCCTGGAGATCTTCTGAAGGAGAACACGGATGAAGTTCTACAAGATGAGCATCTCAGTGATGGGGACAATGCTCGGCCCGAGCACCTGCCTGGATCTCCGAGCCTTCCTTTTAGGAACCAGGAGACTGATGTCTGTGAGGACCTGGACCGCAACCGGAACCGAATCTGTCCCGCTGTCTGGAAG ATGGGAACAGAGGATGAACATAGCAACCAAGGCAATCAGAGTCCCAATGCAGGGCCTAGCATTGGTTCACCAGTGCGAATCCGGTCAGATGTGGTGCCCTCAGATAGAGACCCTCCTCTTTTGAGGAAACTGCGCAACATCCATAGCTTTGAACTGGAGAAGAGACTAACTTTGGAGCCCAAACCCAACACTGAGCATTTTGTAGAGGCCTG TTCTGCCAAGCAGCCACCTGGTACAGCACAGGAACGGGAAGCTGATGGTGTCCCTGGCATGGCTATGTTGAATGGAAGTCACACAGAGCGTGTTTGGCACTATGATGAGGAATTTCGCTCTGGCGGTGGCTCGCCCAAGCCTGCTTCACCGGGATCTCCTGAGCAGGGCGATGATGCAGCTAACAGTGGCTTTGTCGCTCTAAACCTGAGCTCAGGTCTACAAGATGTTGAGTTGCGTGATTGGGTGATGGTAGAGAAGGGCTCTGACCTGCGGGACTTCAAAGAGGTGGCAGGACGTAGCCCTGGTCCTGAGGCTAAACTCACAAGTAGCCCATCAGATGAGTGTGAAGAGGAGCCAGAAGTTTTGCAGCCAATGGATGAATCTCCGGATAAAGAATCCACTCCTAGTCCCGTACAAGGAGACACCCACATACCTCACACAGTCCAGGGCCCACAAAGGATGGATCGGTTGGAGCTCAGTGTATTCCCTACTGCTGGTGGACGCCCTGTTACCCCCACCAGCCCTGGTGAGGCACTGGCTGAAGGAGCTCTCACACAG CTGCCCACCTCTCCTGCATCCCAAAATGAGGAGCTTGTGGCGAGGACGTGCAGCCCCCTGCACCTGCGCTCCCCTAGCCCACACACcttcctgatcaccctgtcggacCCCCTACACCAGCGTGCCCCACCTGGGATGCAGCGCAGCCAATCTGCAGACCACCAACACCACCCTTCCTCTTCCACCTCCTCTTGCCATGCCTGGCTGCCACTACCCTCCCAGCCCCGTGCTGACCATTCACCTGGACGCAGAAAACTTCCTGCCATTCCAGCGACTGCTGCAAACACTAAGTTCCCCTCAGTCATACGAATCACCCGCGCTCAGCTTCAGCAG ctGACAGCTCAGCGACCCTCTGTGCTGTCCTCCCAATCTGCATCCGACAGCGTTCCACTGGAGAGACATGATACTGAAAATGGTAACATTGAGATGCATCCACAAGACAGCACAGCTGACATCAACTCCCCACAGGAGCATGTTGCCTTCCAGCCCACCAGCCCCTCTAATGTTGAAGGGGATCCTTTGCTAAATGGGAATGGACCTCAGAAACCTTCAAGCCCAGTGCCAAGCCTGTTGCCGTCTCCATGCACACCTCCCACTCCGCGTAGCCCAGTTCTGATGAACGGCTGTCTTACACCTCCTTTGGATACACAGAGAGATGGCAACAAGCAGCCTCCTAAACTAAAAGACCCAAAAAGTGATCCTCCCATCCTTGAGCACTCCATCGAGCCCAACCAGTACACTCTGGAGGAAGGAAAGGAAGATGCTCCTTCCAGAAACGCCCCCTCTTCTCCAGCCTCCACTCCCAAACAAGACCCTAATCGTCGGCACAGCCGTATCCCAGTGTTAGAACCATCTAGCCTTCTGGATCCACCACCTGGATCTGCTAAAGAGAAGTTGCTGCAGAGGAAGGTTCACCACATTCCACTTTCACCCTCTGCTTCCCCGTCGTTATCCTCTGACAGGCGTGTCATTGTGGCTGCTATGCAGCGGGACCAGATTTCTTCTGCCTCTTCTGAACGCTCTCAAGATGAAGAGTCGCTTCTGGGTTCTCGTTCCGATCGTCATGGAGATGATGCTGCCTCACTGTCCTCATCCTCTAGCCCACTTTTACGGAAGAGCAAGATACCGCGCCCAGTTACCCCCACATCGAACGCGGAAACCATTACTGCACACTATGTGCCCCGTCCACCACCAGGAAAACCTCCTAGCCGCTCCACTGGGGATGGAAG GCTACGGCGGTACAGGATTCTTGCCGGCTGCAACAGTGACTCAGATCTGCTGACATGTTTGGCCCAGCTAATGCACGCCAGCTCGCCCCGTCACTCTCCGCACCCCAGCTGCTCCTCCCCCAAGCACATGGGCGTGAAGCATGTGTTCGTCGGTCCCACCGCTGCTCAGCACCTCCACCAGCGCAGCTCTAGTGCCTCGCCCCGCAGCTCCTCCTCACTACAGCGCTCCATCAGCTCTTCCCCGTCCTGCCACGAGCACCGCGGTGGCTGTCTGGGCCGCAGCCATTCTCCTCCCAGTTTCTCGGGCTCACCTCCTCTGCGCCGCTCTCATCCTCACACACAGGAAGGATGGTGTGGGAGACAGGCCCGCTCCGTCACTGTACACACCCAACGGGGCAAAGCTGGCATCCGTGAGGTCAGATGCTCGAGCAAGCTGGGCAGATAG
- the LOC109108221 gene encoding tau-tubulin kinase 2-like isoform X1 — MIYSLIKCCLAVSGKDHVCRFVGCGRNDRFNYVVMELQGRNLADLRRSMNRGTFTVSTTLRLGLQILEAIESIHSVGFLHRDIKPSNFAMGRFPNTCRTCYMLDFGLARQFTNSCQEVRPPRPVAGFRGTVRYASVNAHKNKEMGRHDDLWSLFYMLVEFLVGQLPWRKIKDKEQVGKIKETYDHRLMLKHLPPEFNVFLDHTSNLDYFTKPDYQLLRNVFENSMRTYNVVENDPYDWERMNSDSPLTNIATANTPQHHTRLTPAQMGVVNASQVPGDLLKENTDEVLQDEHLSDGDNARPEHLPGSPSLPFRNQETDVCEDLDRNRNRICPAVWKMGTEDEHSNQGNQSPNAGPSIGSPVRIRSDVVPSDRDPPLLRKLRNIHSFELEKRLTLEPKPNTEHFVEACSAKQPPGTAQEREADGVPGMAMLNGSHTERVWHYDEEFRSGGGSPKPASPGSPEQGDDAANSGFVALNLSSGLQDVELRDWVMVEKGSDLRDFKEVAGRSPGPEAKLTSSPSDECEEEPEVLQPMDESPDKESTPSPVQGDTHIPHTVQGPQRMDRLELSVFPTAGGRPVTPTSPGEALAEGALTQLTAQRPSVLSSQSASDSVPLERHDTENGNIEMHPQDSTADINSPQEHVAFQPTSPSNVEGDPLLNGNGPQKPSSPVPSLLPSPCTPPTPRSPVLMNGCLTPPLDTQRDGNKQPPKLKDPKSDPPILEHSIEPNQYTLEEGKEDAPSRNAPSSPASTPKQDPNRRHSRIPVLEPSSLLDPPPGSAKEKLLQRKVHHIPLSPSASPSLSSDRRVIVAAMQRDQISSASSERSQDEESLLGSRSDRHGDDAASLSSSSSPLLRKSKIPRPVTPTSNAETITAHYVPRPPPGKPPSRSTGDGRLRRYRILAGCNSDSDLLTCLAQLMHASSPRHSPHPSCSSPKHMGVKHVFVGPTAAQHLHQRSSSASPRSSSSLQRSISSSPSCHEHRGGCLGRSHSPPSFSGSPPLRRSHPHTQEGWCGRQARSVTVHTQRGKAGIREVRCSSKLGR, encoded by the exons ATGATATATAGTCTAATAAAGTGTTGTCTCGCTGTTTCAGGAAAGGATCACGTCTGTCGGTTTGTTGGATGTGGCCGCAATGATCGCTTTAACTATGTTGTCATGGAGCTTCAG GGCCGTAATTTAGCGGATCTGAGGAGGAGCATGAACCGTGGCACTTTCACAGTCAGCACTACACTCAGACTGGGTCTACAGATACTGGAGGCCATTGAGAGCATCCACTCAGTGGGCTTTTTACACCGTGACATCAAACCG TCCAACTTTGCCATGGGCCGATTTCCTAACACATGTCGAACTTGCTACATGTTAGATTTTGGTTTGGCACGCCAATTCACAAACTCCTGCCAAGAAGTCAGACCG CCCCGTCCTGTTGCAGGGTTTAGGGGTACAGTGCGATACGCCTCAGTCAACGCCCACAAGAACAAG GAGATGGGAAGACATGATGACTTGTGGTCTTTGTTCTACATGCTGGTGGAGTTCTTGGTTGGGCAACTCCCCTGGAGGAAAATAAAAGACAAG GAACAAGTGGGGAAAATAAAAGAGACGTATGATCATCGGCTTATGTTGAAACACCTGCCCCCAGAATTCAATGTCTTTCTGGACCACACCAGCAATTTGGACTACTTTACCAAACCTGACTATCAG CTACTGAGGAACGTTTTTGAGAATAGCATGAGAACATACAACGTAGTGGAAAATGACCCGTATGATTGGGAAAGGATGAACTCAGATAGCCCACTGACAAACATCGCCACGGCAAACACGCCACAGCACCACACACGCCTCACACCAGCTCAGATGGG CGTTGTGAACGCCTCACAGGTGCCTGGAGATCTTCTGAAGGAGAACACGGATGAAGTTCTACAAGATGAGCATCTCAGTGATGGGGACAATGCTCGGCCCGAGCACCTGCCTGGATCTCCGAGCCTTCCTTTTAGGAACCAGGAGACTGATGTCTGTGAGGACCTGGACCGCAACCGGAACCGAATCTGTCCCGCTGTCTGGAAG ATGGGAACAGAGGATGAACATAGCAACCAAGGCAATCAGAGTCCCAATGCAGGGCCTAGCATTGGTTCACCAGTGCGAATCCGGTCAGATGTGGTGCCCTCAGATAGAGACCCTCCTCTTTTGAGGAAACTGCGCAACATCCATAGCTTTGAACTGGAGAAGAGACTAACTTTGGAGCCCAAACCCAACACTGAGCATTTTGTAGAGGCCTG TTCTGCCAAGCAGCCACCTGGTACAGCACAGGAACGGGAAGCTGATGGTGTCCCTGGCATGGCTATGTTGAATGGAAGTCACACAGAGCGTGTTTGGCACTATGATGAGGAATTTCGCTCTGGCGGTGGCTCGCCCAAGCCTGCTTCACCGGGATCTCCTGAGCAGGGCGATGATGCAGCTAACAGTGGCTTTGTCGCTCTAAACCTGAGCTCAGGTCTACAAGATGTTGAGTTGCGTGATTGGGTGATGGTAGAGAAGGGCTCTGACCTGCGGGACTTCAAAGAGGTGGCAGGACGTAGCCCTGGTCCTGAGGCTAAACTCACAAGTAGCCCATCAGATGAGTGTGAAGAGGAGCCAGAAGTTTTGCAGCCAATGGATGAATCTCCGGATAAAGAATCCACTCCTAGTCCCGTACAAGGAGACACCCACATACCTCACACAGTCCAGGGCCCACAAAGGATGGATCGGTTGGAGCTCAGTGTATTCCCTACTGCTGGTGGACGCCCTGTTACCCCCACCAGCCCTGGTGAGGCACTGGCTGAAGGAGCTCTCACACAG ctGACAGCTCAGCGACCCTCTGTGCTGTCCTCCCAATCTGCATCCGACAGCGTTCCACTGGAGAGACATGATACTGAAAATGGTAACATTGAGATGCATCCACAAGACAGCACAGCTGACATCAACTCCCCACAGGAGCATGTTGCCTTCCAGCCCACCAGCCCCTCTAATGTTGAAGGGGATCCTTTGCTAAATGGGAATGGACCTCAGAAACCTTCAAGCCCAGTGCCAAGCCTGTTGCCGTCTCCATGCACACCTCCCACTCCGCGTAGCCCAGTTCTGATGAACGGCTGTCTTACACCTCCTTTGGATACACAGAGAGATGGCAACAAGCAGCCTCCTAAACTAAAAGACCCAAAAAGTGATCCTCCCATCCTTGAGCACTCCATCGAGCCCAACCAGTACACTCTGGAGGAAGGAAAGGAAGATGCTCCTTCCAGAAACGCCCCCTCTTCTCCAGCCTCCACTCCCAAACAAGACCCTAATCGTCGGCACAGCCGTATCCCAGTGTTAGAACCATCTAGCCTTCTGGATCCACCACCTGGATCTGCTAAAGAGAAGTTGCTGCAGAGGAAGGTTCACCACATTCCACTTTCACCCTCTGCTTCCCCGTCGTTATCCTCTGACAGGCGTGTCATTGTGGCTGCTATGCAGCGGGACCAGATTTCTTCTGCCTCTTCTGAACGCTCTCAAGATGAAGAGTCGCTTCTGGGTTCTCGTTCCGATCGTCATGGAGATGATGCTGCCTCACTGTCCTCATCCTCTAGCCCACTTTTACGGAAGAGCAAGATACCGCGCCCAGTTACCCCCACATCGAACGCGGAAACCATTACTGCACACTATGTGCCCCGTCCACCACCAGGAAAACCTCCTAGCCGCTCCACTGGGGATGGAAG GCTACGGCGGTACAGGATTCTTGCCGGCTGCAACAGTGACTCAGATCTGCTGACATGTTTGGCCCAGCTAATGCACGCCAGCTCGCCCCGTCACTCTCCGCACCCCAGCTGCTCCTCCCCCAAGCACATGGGCGTGAAGCATGTGTTCGTCGGTCCCACCGCTGCTCAGCACCTCCACCAGCGCAGCTCTAGTGCCTCGCCCCGCAGCTCCTCCTCACTACAGCGCTCCATCAGCTCTTCCCCGTCCTGCCACGAGCACCGCGGTGGCTGTCTGGGCCGCAGCCATTCTCCTCCCAGTTTCTCGGGCTCACCTCCTCTGCGCCGCTCTCATCCTCACACACAGGAAGGATGGTGTGGGAGACAGGCCCGCTCCGTCACTGTACACACCCAACGGGGCAAAGCTGGCATCCGTGAGGTCAGATGCTCGAGCAAGCTGGGCAGATAG